A genomic window from Vitis riparia cultivar Riparia Gloire de Montpellier isolate 1030 chromosome 16, EGFV_Vit.rip_1.0, whole genome shotgun sequence includes:
- the LOC117933066 gene encoding acidic endochitinase — MARTPQSTPLLISLSVLALLQTSYAGGIAIYWGQNGNEGTLTQTCNTGKYSYVNIAFLNKFGNGQTPEINLAGHCNPASNGCTSVSTGIRNCQNRGIKVMLSIGGGVGSYSLSSSNDAQNVANYLWNNFLGGQSSSRPLGDAVLDGIDFDIELGSTQHWDDLARALSGFSKRGRKVYLTAAPQCPFPDKFLGTALNTGLFDYVWVQFYNNPSCQYSSGNTNNLLNSWNRWTSSINSRIFMGLPASSAAAGSGFIPANVLTSQILPVIKRSAKYGGVMLWSKYYDDQSGYSSTIKSSV, encoded by the coding sequence ATGGCTAGAACCCCCCAATCCACACCTCTGCTCATCTCCCTCTCAGTCCTAGCCCTCCTCCAGACCTCTTATGCTGGTGGCATCGCCATCTACTGGGGCCAAAACGGCAATGAAGGGACCCTAACTCAAACCTGCAACACCGGAAAATACTCCTACGTCAACATAGCCTTCCTCAACAAGTTCGGCAATGGCCAGACCCCTGAAATCAACCTTGCTGGCCATTGCAACCCTGCTTCCAATGGCTGCACCTCCGTCAGTACCGGCATAAGAAACTGCCAAAATCGAGGCATTAAGGTTATGCTCTCTATAGGTGGTGGGGTTGGAAGTTACTCTCTGTCCTCTTCCAATGATGCCCAAAACGTAGCCAATTATCTGTGGAACAACTTCTTGGGAGGACAATCATCGTCTCGGCCATTAGGTGATGCAGTATTAGATGGCATAGACTTCGACATCGAGCTCGGTTCGACCCAGCACTGGGATGACCTTGCTCGGGCCTTATCGGGTTTCAGCAAGCGTGGAAGGAAGGTATACCTCACTGCAGCCCCTCAATGTCCATTCCCAGATAAGTTCCTGGGCACTGCCCTTAACACAGGCCTTTTTGACTATGTCTGGGTGCAATTCTATAACAATCCCTCATGCCAGTATTCTTCTGGCAACACCAATAACCTTCTGAATTCTTGGAACCGGTGGACTTCATCGATAAATTCACGGATCTTCATGGGCCTGCCGGCATCCTCTGCAGCTGCCGGAAGTGGGTTTATTCCGGCCAATGTGTTGACCTCTCAAATTCTTCCGGTCATTAAGAGATCAGCCAAGTATGGAGGCGTGATGCTGTGGTCAAAGTACTATGATGATCA